A window of Ananas comosus cultivar F153 linkage group 4, ASM154086v1, whole genome shotgun sequence contains these coding sequences:
- the LOC109709231 gene encoding transcription factor Pur-alpha 1-like, translating into MEGGGGGGGGGGGGGADVELVCKTLQFEHKLFYFDLKENPRGRYLKISEKTAATRSTIIVPVAGIVWFLDLFNYYIGTDERDAFSKELKLDTKVFYFDIGENKRGRFLKVSEASVNRNRSTIIVPAGSSGEEGWEAFRNVLLEINDEASRLYIVPNQQHMEPPERLPGLSDDVGAGFISGHGSQSASGSELPVDRLVELPPQDEVGGMGMSKVIRADQKKFFFDLGSNNRGHFLRISEVAGADRSSIILPLSGLKQFHEMIGHFVDITKDRLEGMSGPNVRNVEPAQR; encoded by the exons ATGgagggaggtggtggtggtggtggtggtggtggtggaggaggagcggATGTGGAGCTCGTGTGCAAGACGCTGCAGTTCGAGCACAAGCTCTTCTACTTCGATCTGAAGGAGAACCCTAGGGGGAGGTACCTGAAGATCTCGGAGAAGACCGCGGCGACGAGGTCCACCATCATCGTCCCCGTCGCCGGGATCGTCTGGTTCCTCGACCTCTTCAACTACTACATCGGCACCGACGAGCGCGACGCCTTCAGCAAGGAGCTCAAGCTCGACACCAAG GTGTTTTACTTTGACATCGGGGAGAATAAAAGAGGGCGCTTTTTGAAG GTTTCAGAGGCATCCGTCAATAGAAACCGCAGCACAATTATTGTTCCAGCTGGAAGCTCTGGTGAGGAAGGTTGGGAAGCATTCAGGAATGTCTTGTTAGAGATAAATGATGAGGCCTCTCGGCTTTACATCGTTCCAAATCAG CAACACATGGAACCTCCTGAGCGCCTTCCTGGACTCTCGGATGATGTTGGGGCCGGATTCATATCGGGTCATGGGTCCCAGTCGGCCTCTGGGTCAGAGTTGCCTGTTGACAGATTGGTCGAACTGCCTCCGCAGGATGAAGTCGGAGGCATGGGGATGTCTAAAGTAATAAGGGCAGACCAGAAGaaatttttctttgatttgGGGAGCAATAATAGGGGCCACTTTTTGAGGATATCAGAG GTTGCTGGAGCAGATCGCTCGTCGATCATCCTACCATTATCCGGCTTAAAGCAGTTCCACGAAATGATTGGTCATTTTGTCGACATAACCAAGGACAGGCTTGAAGGGATGTCGGGCCCAAATGTACGCAACGTCGAGCCGGCACAAAGATAA
- the LOC109709533 gene encoding LOW QUALITY PROTEIN: putative disease resistance protein RGA1 (The sequence of the model RefSeq protein was modified relative to this genomic sequence to represent the inferred CDS: substituted 1 base at 1 genomic stop codon): MAEGIAFDLVKGVLGKLGSALWDEIGLLRSFKDDADDLRSNFSAIQAVLLDAEERSSAGKETHALRHWLRKLKDAAYDADDLLDEIRTQAALRPQQYPEVQNQNQPAEKVRGFLSRANPMHLKFKVKMAHRMKELREKIGKIAKQRNDFGLTEAGPAREAEFKRPETFSVVNEKTIVGRDGDKEKIVKLLLETGGDHDVSVIPIVGLGGLGKTTLAQLAYNDGRVADQQRFDLRVWVCVSTDFHMKTIAKPVISAAGENCALDNSDAVATCLVRIFSQKRFLLVLDDVWNEDQNKWKELNVVFKDSKKGSKVLVTTRSEKVAEIMKTVEPHRVKGLSYNDCWTLFKRRAFKEGEENDYPSLVAIGKQIVKKCGGLPLAANALGSMMRFKSRTEDAWSAIRDNEIWSLKEEKTILPSLKLSYIQMPSALKQCFVYCSIFPKGYEIGKDDLIRQWIALGFISSHETRTSMEHIGDEYVKDLLWMSFLQYVKENYRKVTTCRMHDLVHDLAQSVAREEVAVIVGEESTRIPEGCRYASIDSSSMPQIPTTVVRRMRALQFSVSCSFIMAFYSDTKCLRLLDLSFIEISMLPSSISKLKLLRYLNLSETNIQELPESITGLCNLQTLYLSSCRKIRTLPKSLGRLVNLRNLDLCNCRSLTIPDSISNLQNLYALNLSSCENVISLEPICHLKNLHYLDLVDINSLVTLPESIGSLQNLRVLNLSRXSSLEWLPSSLCHLKNLHDLNLSYLKSLVALPECIGSLQNLRILDLSNCFSLESLPSSLCDLKNLHDLNLSCLKSLVALPESIGSLQNLRILNVSECCSLQSLPSSSSDLQHLEKLDISGCGKLCELPKMIQKLTKLRVLLNNNCSELKGMPQGIGKLVSLQELSVFVIGKQDRVEHCASISELEHLRLVGELRIKGLENVTSPVDAKAANLIEKNLRSLKLEWNILSAEECMDSTVLPAEEIETVLENLQPHQKLVELHIRGYGGRKFPSWMMNRIGLCLPNLDEIRLDNIPVCSSLPPLGQLPFLTKLQIGDMPAITNLGVDKFPVLMILKLSSMPVLREWVTVLTVDDEEGRRERVPIFPCLGGLLLKECPQLRPEPCLPPSVEYLLISQASKENLSLILECAMPLGGGDAAVSLQPPPDTGLRELIIQKCRQLTCLPESLRGLTSLQWLTIWDCKDLERIEDWLGELTELQSLEISGCSSLRYLPAHKMTTLKKLHIKGSPLLFDADKHFVDTSVDHIEEVKVDGRPYPYEELASSSSKEESSPKLLRYLDHSETRIQELPESITSLCNLQKLNLSRCSSLTILDSVSNLQNLYSLNLSSCEKVRSLEPICHLKNLHDLNLSCLKSLVTLPESIGSLQNLRTLNLSRCSSLLSLPSSLCDLKNLYNLNLSLLNSFVTLPESIGSLQNLHILNVSKCCSLQSLPSSSSDLQHLEKLDISGCRKLCELPKMIQKLTKLRVLLNNNCSELKGMPRGIGKLVSLQELSVFVVGKQDRVEHCATISELGHLKLVGELRIKGLENVTSPVDAKAANLIEKKLRSLKLEWNVLSAEEGMDSVLPAEEMDTVLENLQPHQKLSKLEIEGYGGGKFPSWMMNRIGSCLPNLVEIKLDNIPVCSSLPPLGQLPFLKELITQNMPAITNLGAEKFTALTSLCLFSMPMLREWVTVLTVDDEEGRRERVPIFPCLTELLISECPQLRPEPCLPPSVEHLVISGRSKESLLLILECAMPLVGGDAAVSLRPPPDKGLQGLIIGECQQLTCLPQSLRDLTSLQSLYICSCEDLERIEDWLGELSGLQSLVISKCSNLRYLPAHKMPTLKKLSIDDCPLLFDAAEQFVDTNVNHIEEVSVNGRKYPYEEEACSSPEEEKKGWTSFWSRSNWLARRA, encoded by the exons GTACGTGGATTTCTGTCCCGCGCTAATCCGATGCATCTGAAGTTTAAGGTCAAGATGGCACACAGGATGAAAGAGCTCAGAGAAAAGATCGGTAAGATAGCGAAACAAAGAAATGATTTCGGTCTTACCGAAGCTGGCCCTGCTCGGGAGGCTGAGTTCAAACGCCCTGAGACATTCTCGGTCGTCAACGAAAAGACGATAGTAGGGAGAGATGGTGATAAAGAGAAAATTGTGAAGCTACTGCTAGAGACGGGGGGCGATCACGACGTGTCGGTCATTCCGATCGTGGGATTGGGGGGATTGGGGAAGACGACGCTCGCTCAGCTGGCCTACAACGACGGGCGGGTTGCGGACCAGCAGCGCTTTGATCTACGGGTGTGGGTCTGCGTGTCTACCGATTTCCACATGAAGACGATTGCAAAGCCGGTGATATCTGCAGCTGGAGAAAATTGTGCTCTTGATAACTCGGATGCCGTTGCCACTTGCCTTGTCAGGATCTTTAGCCAGAAGAGATTTTTGCTGGTGCTGGATGATGTATGGAACGAAGATCAGAATAAGTGGAAGGAGTTGAACGTTGTATTTAAGGACAGCAAGAAGGGAAGCAAAGTCTTAGTGACCACGCGGAGTGAAAAGGTTGCTGAGATAATGAAAACAGTCGAACCGCACCGTGTGAAAGGCTTATCATATAATGATTGTTGGACATTGTTCAAAAGACGGGCATTCAAGGAAGGGGAAGAGAACGACTATCCGAGTTTGGTCGCAATCGGAAAGCAGATAGTTAAGAAGTGCGGCGGCCTGCCGTTAGCAGCAAATGCTTTGGGAAGTATGATGCGCTTTAAGAGCAGGACAGAGGATGCATGGTCCGCTATTAGGGATAACGAAATTTGGAGTctgaaagaagagaaaactaTTTTACCATCATTAAAATTGAGCTACATTCAGATGCCGTCGGCTTTGAAGCAGTGCTTCGTTTACTGCTCCATATTTCCCAAAGGCTATGAGATTGGCAAGGATGACTTGATCCGGCAATGGATTGCTTTAGGCTTCATTTCATCGCATGAAACAAGGACTTCGATGGAACATATTGGAGATGAGTACGTTAAGGATCTATTATGGATGTCTTTCCTTCAGTACGTGAAGGAAAATTATAGAAAGGTTACCACCTGCCGTATGCATGATTTAGTGCACGACCTCGCACAATCTGTAGCAAGAGAAGAAGTTGCTGTTATTGTTGGAGAAGAGTCGACAAGGATCCCAGAAGGTTGCCGCTATGCGTCAATAGACAGTAGTTCCATGCCGCAGATTCCAACCACAGTAGTGCGGAGGATGCGAGCTCTTCAATTTTCGGTATCTTGTTCATTTATTATGGCTTTTTATAGTGACACAAAATGCTTACGCCTGTTGGATTTAAGTTTTATCGAAATTTCTATGCTGCCAAGCTCAATCAGTAAGTTGAAGCTCTTAAGATACCTTAACCTTTCGGAGACCAATATACAAGAATTGCCTGAATCAATTACTGGCCTCTGCAACTTGCAAACCTTGTATCTTTCAAGCTGCCGCAAGATCCGTACATTACCCAAATCTCTAGGAAGGCTTGTGAATTTGCGGAATTTAGATTTATGCAATTGCCGATCTCTGACAATACCTGACTCCATTAGCAACCTTCAGAATTTGTACGCTCTAAATTTGAGTTCGTGCGAAAATGTGATATCACTTGAACCTATATGTCACCTCAAAAACCTTCATTACCTAGACCTAGTAGATATAAATTCTTTGGTGACATTACCTGAATCCATTGGGAGCCTTCAAAACTTGCGTGTTCTGAACCTTTCTAGGTGATCTTCTCTAGAATGGTTACCCTCATCATTATGTCACCTCAAAAACCTACATGACTTAAACCTATCTTATCTAAAATCTTTGGTGGCATTACCTGAATGCATTGGGAGCCTTCAAAACTTGCGCATTCTGGACCTTTCGAACTGCTTTTCTCTAGAATCATTACCCTCATCGTTATGTGATCTCAAAAACCTGCATGACTTAAACCTATCATGTCTAAAATCTTTGGTGGCATTACCTGAATCCATTGGGAGCCTTCAAAACTTACGTATTCTGAACGTTTCTGAATGTTGTTCTCTACAATCATTACCCTCATCGTCAAGTGATCTTCAGCATTTAGAGAAACTCGACATCAGTGGTTGTGGAAAATTATGTGAGCTGCCTAAAATGATCCAAAAGCTGACCAAACTTAGAGTCTTGCTAAACAACAATTGCTCGGAATTGAAGGGCATGCCCCAAGGGATCGGCAAGTTAGTTAGCTTGCAGGAATTGTCCGTTTTTGTCATCGGCAAGCAAGACCGCGTCGAACATTGTGCTAGCATTTCTGAGCTAGAGCACTTGAGGCTTGTCGGCGAGCTCCGGATCAAGGGTCTTGAAAATGTAACGAGTCCGGTTGATGCCAAGGCTGCAAATTTGATAGAGAAGAACCTGCGGTCTTTGAAGTTGGAATGGAACATTTTAAGCGCGGAAGAATGCATGGATAGTACTGTACTACCGGCGGAAGAGATTGAAACCGTGCTAGAAAATCTTCAACCACATCAAAAGCTAGTGGAATTGCATATACGAGGCTATGGAGGCAGGAAGTTTCCTAGCTGGATGATGAATAGGATTGGTTTGTGCCTCCCAAATCTCGATGAAATCAGACTTGATAATATTCCCGTATGCAGCTCACTCCCGCCGCTGGGGCAACTTCCTTTTCTTACAAAACTACAAATAGGCGATATGCCCGCAATAACAAATTTGGGCGTAGATAAGTTCCCTGTGCTGATGATACTTAAGTTGTCCTCCATGCCGGTGCTGCGAGAATGGGTGACTGTGTTGACGGTGGATGACGAAGAAGGCAGGCGAGAGCGAGTTCCCATTTTTCCGTGTCTCGGTGGATTGTTGCTTAAAGAATGTCCTCAATTGAGGCCGGAGCCTTGCCTCCCGCCATCGGTTGAGTATCTGCTCATTTCTCAAGCAAGCAAGGAGAATCTATCGTTAATTCTCGAATGCGCGATGCCACTTGGTGGTGGTGATGCCGCCGTTTCGCTTCAACCGCCACCAGATACGGGGCTGCGCGAGCTAATAATACAAAAATGTCGGCAGCTAACTTGTTTGCCCGAGAGCTTGCGGGGTCTCACGTCCCTCCAGTGGCTGACAATATGGGATTGCAAAGATCTTGAGAGAATTGAAGATTGGCTCGGGGAGCTCACCGAGCTGCAGTCCTTGGAGATCTCGGGGTGCAGCAGTCTCCGTTACTTGCCTGCCCACAAGATGACCACACTTAAGAAGTTACACATTAAAGGTTCCCCGCTGTTGTTCGATGCAGATAAACACTTTGTCGACACCAGCGTCGATCACATCGAAGAAGTCAAAGTTGATGGAAG GCCGTACCCATATGAGGAACTAGCGAGTAGCTCGTCAAAGGAGGAGAGCTCACCGAAGCTCTTAAGATACCTTGACCATTCGGAGACCAGAATACAAGAATTGCCTGAATCAATTACCAGCCTATGCAACTTGCAAAAATTGAATCTTTCAAGGTGCAGTTCTCTGACAATACTTGACTCAGTTAGCAACCTTCAGAATTTGTACTCACTAAATTTGAGTTCGTGCGAAAAAGTGAGATCACTTGAACCTATATGTCACCTCAAAAACCTGCATGACTTAAACCTATCATGTCTAAAATCTTTGGTGACGTTACCCGAATCCATTGGGAGCCTTCAAAACTTGCGTACTCTAAACCTTTCTCGCTGCAGTTCTCTACTATCATTACCCTCATCGTTATGTGATCTCAAAAACCTATATAACTTAAACCTGTCACTTCTAAATTCTTTTGTGACATTACCTGAATCCATTGGGAGCCTTCAAAACTTGCATATTCTGAACGTTTCTAAATGCTGTTCTCTACAATCATTACCCTCATCGTCAAGTGATCTTCAGCATTTAGAGAAACTCGACATCAGTGGTTGTCGAAAATTATGTGAGCTGCCTAAAATGATCCAAAAGCTGACCAAACTTAGAGTCTTGTTAAACAACAATTGCTCGGAATTGAAGGGCATGCCCCGAGGAATCGGTAAGTTAGTTAGCTTGCAGGAATTGTCCGTTTTTGTCGTCGGCAAGCAAGACCGCGTCGAACATTGTGCTACCATTTCTGAGCTAGGGCACTTGAAGCTTGTCGGCGAGCTGCGGATCAAGGGTCTTGAAAATGTAACGAGTCCAGTTGATGCCAAGGCTGCAaatttgatagagaagaagctGCGGTCTTTGAAGTTGGAATGGAACGTTTTAAGTGCGGAAGAAGGCATGGATAGTGTACTACCGGCGGAAGAGATGGATACCGTGCTAGAAAATCTTCAACCACATCAAAAGCTATCGAAATTGGAAATAGAAGGCTATGGAGGCGGGAAGTTTCCTAGCTGGATGATGAATAGGATTGGCTCGTGCCTCCCAAATCTCGTTGAAATCAAACTTGATAATATTCCCGTATGCAGCTCACTCCCGCCGCTGGGGCAACTTCCTTTTCTTAAAGAACTAATTACACAAAATATGCCCGCAATAACAAATTTGGGCGCAGAAAAGTTCACTGCGCTGACGAGCCTTTGCTTGTTCTCCATGCCAATGCTGCGAGAATGGGTGACGGTATTGACGGTGGATGACGAAGAAGGCAGACGAGAGCGAGTTCCCATTTTTCCATGTCTCACTGAATTGTTGATTTCAGAATGTCCTCAATTGAGGCCGGAGCCTTGCCTCCCGCCATCGGTTGAGCATCTGGTCATTTCCGGAAGAAGCAAGGAGAGTCTATTGTTAATTCTCGAATGCGCGATGCCCCTTGTTGGTGGTGATGCCGCCGTTTCACTCCGACCGCCACCAGATAAGGGGCTGCAGGGGCTAATAATAGGAGAATGTCAGCAGCTAACTTGTTTGCCCCAGAGCTTGCGGGATCTCACGTCCCTCCAGAGCCTGTATATATGTAGTTGCGAAGATCTTGAGAGAATTGAAGATTGGCTCGGGGAGCTCTCCGGCCTGCAGTCCTTGGTCATCAGCAAGTGCAGCAATCTCCGTTACTTGCCTGCCCACAAGATGCCCACACTTAAGAAGTTGAGTATTGATGATTGCCCGCTGCTGTTCGATGCAGCCGAACAATTTGTCGACACCAACGTCAATCACATCGAAGAAGTCTCTGTTAATGGAAG GAAATACCCATATGAGGAAGAAGCGTGCAGCTCgccagaggaggagaagaagggttGGACGAGTTTTTGGAGCAGATCGAATTGGTTAGCGAGGAGAGCATAA
- the LOC109709565 gene encoding thioredoxin-like 1-2, chloroplastic yields the protein MAEVAAKGSLLSPYGRRSTGVLWRKRGPFCVGFPRCSPSLGIDHGRGSSCSSGGFHGGRLVLGDRNGKPVNRIAVSSPVQMNLCFSKALKWWEKGLQPNMKEIESAQDLVDSLLNAGDKLVVVDFFSPGCGGCRALHPKICQFAEMYPDILFLQVNYEKHKSMCYSLNVHVLPFFRFYRGAQGRVCSFSCTNATIKKFKDALAKHMPERCSLGPTKGLEESELLALAANKDLSFKYTKKPELVPAPKELEERVHAEIPLSSTQRTAMGSKEELVASGSS from the exons ATGGCGGAGGTTGCGGCGAAGGGGAGCCTCCTCTCGCCCTATGGGCGCCGCTCTACGGGGGTCTTGTGGCGTAAAAGGGGCCCCTTTTGCGTTGGGTTCCCTCGTTGTTCCCCCTCTTTGGGGATCGACCATGGGAGGGGGTCTTCGTGTAGTAGTGGTGGGTTTCATGGTGGGAGATTGGTTTTGGGTGATCGGAATGGAAAACCCGTGAACAGGATCGCCGTTTCCTCCCCTGTACAG ATGAATCTGTGTTTTAGTAAGGCACTGAAATGGTGGGAGAAGGGGCTTCAACCCAACATGAAGGAGATCGAATCGGCGCAGGATCTTGTCGATTCGCTATTGAACGCTGGCGACAAGCTCGTGGTCGTCGACTTCTTCTCGCCGGGCTGCGGCGGCTGCAGAGCCCTTCATCCAAAG ATTTGCCAATTTGCTGAGATGTACCCTGATATTCTTTTCCTCCAAGTGAACTACGAGAAGCACAAATCCATGTGTTATAGCTTGAATGTTCATGTTCTCCCCTTCTTTAGATTCTACCGGGGCGCGCAGGGTCGCGTTTGTAGCTTTAGCTGCACAAATGCAACT ATTAAGAAGTTTAAGGATGCGTTGGCGAAGCACATGCCGGAAAGATGCAGCCTTGGACCAACAAAAGGCCTTGAAGAATCCGAGCTTTTGGCTCTCGCCGCGAACAAGGATCTATCATTCAAATACACTAAGAAGCCCGAACTAGTCCCCGCCCCGAAAGAGCTCGAGGAGAGAGTTCACGCAGAGATTCCTCTCTCCTCAACTCAGAGAACCGCCATGGGTTCTAAGGAGGAGCTCGTCGCTTCGGGTTCTTCGTGA